Proteins found in one Sardina pilchardus chromosome 11, fSarPil1.1, whole genome shotgun sequence genomic segment:
- the depdc7a gene encoding DEP domain-containing protein 7, which yields MHRPPDQGMAGKPFRATYIWSSIINNLQQHVEVKRRRHNLKTYQDCFLGSEAVDVVLAHIIQSKFCGDAEVPRSKAVRLCQALMESRVFEAVGTKVFGKEKRKVTFEDSSFSLYRFLNTQTPTTNSETIENTYHSPSKQRNSYISPSKRQENQVNSNISPVKTDKSLEDVLGDLNYKTITPQMIDLGLSQELVDEVWQQQTVLRLLQLIELPLLESLLEGREKPRPPLHGMDSDPDLLYTSNYVDREILKAFSESQADNWLSAAVDCLEFLPDQLVVDVSRGLPKCSDDPDDCKRLIYSVLEQHYGEPQYPPLLSNHVFDIHSGISELLVNGKREQALEGLQLCLKLQDARSREELRRLLRFMATAAQPQEVKLHKEIDNRMAVKRAFSSAIVYSTRLAKGKVDLMVLFMMDKHCDLFKIPVSLHKLVSDKLANIIRKKDPDVVTGPSYCRRISGQTYAETIKKTTRDELWALLRTIHENSKLSVKEKKRLLGQFYRGHPEVFVEYFGSRLSTVDL from the exons ATGCATCGACCCCCAG ATCAGGGGATGGCTGGCAAGCCCTTCCGGGCGACATACATATGGAGCAGCATCATCAACAACCTACAGCAGCATGTGGAGGTGAAACGGAGGAGGCACAACCTCAAGACCTACCAGGACTGCTTCCTGGGGTCAGAGGCCGTGGATGTGGTCCTGGCTCACATCATTCAAAGCAAGTTCTGCGGAGATGCAGAGGTTCCTCGGTCCAAGGCAGTGCGTCTTTGTCAAGCTTTGATGGAATCACGTGTGTTTGAGGCTGTTGGAACAAAAGTGTttggaaaggagaagaggaaagtcACGTTTGAAGACAGTAGTTTCAGCCTGTACAGGTTTCTGAACACACAAACTCCAACCACAAACTCTGAAACTATTGAGAATACATACCACTCTCCGAGCAAACAGAGGAACAGTTATATTTCACCATCTAAAAG GCAAGAAAATCAGGTGAACTCAAACATCTCCCCGGTCAAAACAGACAAGTCTTTGGAGGATGTTCTTGGAGATCTCAACTATAAAACAATTACGCCACAGATGATTGATCTAGGGCTATCACAAGAAT TGGTGGATGAGGTGTGGCAGCAGCAGACGGTGCTGAGGCTACTGCAGCTGAtagagctccccctgctggagaGTCTGTTGGAGGGCCGCGAGAAGCCCCGGCCCCCCCTCCACGGCATGGACAGCGACCCCGACCTGCTCTACACCAGCAATTACGTGGACCGCGAGATCCTCAAAGCCTTCAGCGAATCACA GGCGGATAACTGGCTCTCGGCTGCTGTGGACTGCCTGGAGTTCCTGCCCGACCAGCTGGTGGTGGACGTGAGCCGAGGGCTGCCCAAGTGCTCGGACGACCCGGACGACTGCAAGCGGCTGATCTACAGCGTGCTGGAGCAGCACTACGGCGAGCCACAGTACCCGCCTCTGCTCAGCAACCACGTGTTCGACATCCACAGCGGCATCTCAGAGTTGCTAG TGAATGGGAAGCGGGAGCAGGCGCTGGAGGGCCTGCAGCTGTGTCTGAAGCTCCAGGACGCGCGCAGCCGAGAGGAGCTGCGCAGACTGCTGCGCTTCATGGCGACAGCCGCCCAGCCGCAGGAGGTGAAGTTACACAAGGAG ATCGATAACAGGATGGCAGTGAAGAGGGCCTTCTCTAGTGCCATTGTTTACAGCACACGACTGGCCAAGGGGAAGGTTGACCTCATGGTCCTGTTCATGATGGACAAACACTGTGACCTTTTTAAG atCCCAGTGTCCTTGCATAAGCTGGTCAGTGATAAGCTTGCAAACATCATCAGGAAAAAAGACCCAGACGTAGTAACAG GTCCATCTTACTGCAGGCGGATCTCGGGACAGACTTACGCAGAGACAATCAAGAAGACCACCAGGGACGAGCTGTGGGCTCTACTCAGGACTATCCACGAGAACTCCAAACTCTCAGTGAAGGAGAAGAAGCGTCTGCTGGGGCAGTTCTACAGAGGCCACCCTGAGGTCTTTGTGGAGTATTTTGGATCCAGACTGTCAACTGTCGATCTGTAG
- the cstf3 gene encoding cleavage stimulation factor subunit 3: MSAEGASDQAAEYIPEKVKKAEKKLEENPYDLDAWSILIREAQNQPIDKARKTYERLVAQFPSSGRFWKLFIEAEIKAKNYDKVEKLFQRCLMKVLHIDLWKCYLSYVRETKGKLPSYKEKMAQAYDFALDKIGMEIMSYQIWVDYINFLKGVEAVGSYAENQRITAVRRVYQRGCVNPMINIEQLWRDYSKYEEGINVHLAKKMIEDRSRDYMNARRVAKEYETVMKGLDRNAPSVPPQNSPQEAQQVEMWKKYIQWEKSNPLRTEDQTLITKRVMFAYEQCLLVLGHHPDVWYEAAQYLEQSSKLLAEKGDMNNAKLFSDEAANIYERAIGTLLKKNMLLYFAFADYEESRMKYEKVHSIYNRLLAIEDIDPTLVYIQYMKFARRAEGIKSGRTIFKKAREDLRTRHHVYVTAALMEYYCSKDKSVAFKIFELGLKKYGDIPEYILAYIDYLSHLNEDNNTRVLFERVLTSGSLSPEKSGEIWARFLAFESNIGDLASILKVERRRFTAFKDEYEGKETALLVDRYKFMDLYPCSASELKALGYKDVSRAKLTALIAETVVAPSKDAAQKEEGDRKPEYPKPDTNQMIPYQPRHLAPPGLHPVPGGVFPVPPAAVVLMKLLPPPTCFTGPFVQVEELIENLRRCTLPETVDAAVELITGRQPEMVSEGNGPLENHAMANKSLKRPNADSDEEEDKGAVAPPVHDIYRARQQKRIR, translated from the exons ATGTCTGCGGAAGGAGCGTCCGATCAG GCTGCCGAATACATCCCAGAGAAGGTGAAAAAGGCAGAGAAGAAGTTGGAAGAGAACCCTTATGACCTGGACGCATGGAGCATTCTGATTCGAGAAGCACAG AATCAACCTATAGACAAAGCCAGGAAGACCTATGAGCGACTTGTCGCCCAGTTCCCAAGTTCGGGCAGGTTCTGGAAATTATTCATAGAGGCTGAG ATAAAGGCAAAAAACTATGACAAAGTTGAAAAG TTATTTCAAAGGTGCTTGATGAAGGTACTACACATTGACCTATGGAAGTGCTACCTGTCTTATGTCAGAGAAACCAAAGGAAAGCTGCCCAGTTACAA AGAAAAAATGGCACAGGCGTATGATTTCGCACTGGACAAGATAGGAATGGAGATCATGTCATACCAG ATCTGGGTGGACTACATCAATTTTTTAAAAGGAGT TGAGGCTGTGGGCTCATACGCAGAGAACCAGCGCATCACTGCTGTGCGGCGAGTTTACCAGAGGGGCTGTGTCAACCCCATGATCAACATTGAGCAACTGTGGCGGGACTACAGTAAATATGAAGAg GGCATCAATGTACACCTTGCCAAGAAGATGATTGAGGATCGAAGCAGAGACTACATGAATGCTAGACGGGTGGCTAAG gagtATGAGACCGTGATGAAGGGCCTGGACAGGAACGCCCCATCGGTGCCTCCGCAGAACTCTCCTCAGGAAGCCCAGCAGGTGGAGATGTGGAAAAAGTACATCCAGTGGGAGAAGAGCAACCCGCTGCGCACCGAGGACCAGACGCTCATCACCAAGAGAG TTATGTTTGCCTATGAGCAGTGCCTGTTGGTCCTGGGCCATCACCCTGATGTATGGTACGAAGCTGCCCAGTACCTGGAGCAGTCCAGCAAGCTGTTGGCAGAGAAAGGA GACATGAACAACGCCAAACTGTTTAGCGATGAGGCGGCCAACATCTACGAGCGTGCCATTGGAACCCTGCTGAAGAAGAACATGCTGCTCTACTTTGCGTTTGCCGACTATGAAGAG AGCCGAATGAAGTACGAGAAGGTGCACAGCATATATAACCGTCTGCTGGCAATAGAAGACATTGATCCCACATTG GTTTACATCCAGTACATGAAGTTTGCCAGGAGGGCAGAGGGCATTAAGTCTGGCCGCACCATTTTTAAGAAGGCCCGAGAGGATCTTCGCACACGGCACCACGTCTATGTGACCGCCGCACTGATGGAATACTACTGCAGCAAG GATAAATCTGTGGCCTTTAAGATTTTTGAGCTTGGCTTGAAGAAATATGGAGACATACCAGAGTATATCCTGGCTTACATTGATTACCTCTCTCATCTCAATG AGGACAACAACACAAGGGTGCTGTTTGAGCGGGTGCTGACCTCAGGAAGCCTGTCGCCTGAGAAGTCTGG TGAGATCTGGGCCCGCTTCCTGGCCTTTGAGAGCAACATTGGCGATCTGGCCAGTATCCTGAAGGTGGAGAGGAGGCGGTTCACAGCCTTCAAGGACGAGTACGAGGGCAAGGAAACGGCACTGCTGGTGGACCGCTACAAGTTCATGGATCTCTACCCCTGTTCTGCCAGTGAGCTGAAGGCCCTTGGGTATAAG GACGTGTCACGTGCCAAGCTCACCGCGCTGATTGCGGAGACTGTGGTGGCGCCCTCGAAGGACGCCGCACAGAAGGAAGAGGGTGACCGTAAGCCTGAGTACCCTAAGCCCGACACCAACCAGATGATCCCTTACCAGCCTCGCCACCTGGCCC CTCCAGGACTGCACCCTGTCCCAGGAGGAGTGTTCCCAGTGCCTCCCGCTGCAGTGGTGCTCATGAAGCTGCTGCCTCCTCCCACCTGTTTCACA GGTCCCTTTGTGCAAGTGGAAGAGCTGATTGAGAACTTAAGAAGATGCACACTTCCTGAGA CTGTTGATGCTGCTGTGGAGTTGATCACTGGGCGGCAGCCGGAGATGGTCAGCGAGGGCAACGGGCCGCTGGAGAACCACGCCATGGCCAACAAGTCGCTCAAGAGGCCCAACGCCGActcggacgaggaggaggacaagggcGCCGTCGCCCCGCCCGTCCACGACATCTACAGGGCCCGGCAGCAGAAGAGGATTCGATGA